A stretch of the Thiocystis violascens DSM 198 genome encodes the following:
- the pilB gene encoding type IV-A pilus assembly ATPase PilB, which translates to MSKDQATIKPSGLAWRLVKDHLLTEQQMMTAYEESTRQGRAFVRHLIEQKLLDSRRIAVAASHEFGVPLLDLGAFDLACLPLNLVDERLIRKHRALPLLRRGNRLFLALSDPTNDQALEEIRFNTGLSTSAILVEEDRLNVAIETAIAAQDTTTISEFVDGDLEKLDIAPEDDEQRDESEANIDDAPIVRYVNKILVDAITAGASDIHFEPFEKFFRIRFRQDGMLREVASPPLNTAGRLTARLKVMSRMNIAERRVPQDGRIRLKLSRSRDIDFRVNTLPTLYGEKVVLRILDSSSAQVGIEALGFEPEQREAFLGAIKKPYGMILVTGPTGSGKTVSLYTALNLLNQPEINISTVEDPVEIQVAGINQVNLNPKTGLTFASALRAFLRQDPDILMVGEIRDLETAEIAVKAAQTGHLVLSTLHTNDAPQTLTRLANMGIPPFNIASSVLLIMAQRLARRLCVHCRKKLDLPREALREEGFSNEEIDTGLTIYGPVGCEKCNKGYKGRVGIFQVMKVTDAITRLILQGGDAMQLADQAQREGVSDLRQSGLRKVKAGLIGLEELNRVTKD; encoded by the coding sequence ATGTCAAAGGATCAAGCCACGATCAAACCCTCGGGACTGGCCTGGCGACTGGTCAAGGATCATCTGCTGACCGAACAGCAGATGATGACCGCCTATGAGGAATCGACCCGTCAGGGACGCGCCTTCGTGCGCCATCTGATCGAACAGAAGCTGCTGGACAGCCGGCGCATCGCGGTGGCTGCCTCGCATGAGTTCGGCGTCCCGCTGCTCGATCTCGGCGCCTTTGACCTCGCCTGTCTTCCCCTGAATCTGGTCGACGAACGGCTGATCCGCAAGCATCGCGCACTGCCGCTGCTGCGCCGGGGCAACCGTCTTTTCCTTGCGCTCTCCGACCCCACCAACGACCAGGCGCTGGAGGAAATCCGTTTCAATACTGGACTCTCGACCAGCGCGATCCTGGTGGAAGAGGATCGGCTCAACGTAGCCATCGAAACCGCGATCGCCGCGCAAGACACCACGACCATCAGCGAATTCGTCGATGGGGATCTGGAAAAGCTCGACATCGCGCCGGAGGATGACGAGCAGCGCGACGAATCCGAAGCCAACATCGACGACGCGCCCATCGTGCGTTATGTCAACAAAATCCTCGTGGACGCCATCACGGCCGGTGCCTCCGATATTCATTTCGAGCCCTTCGAGAAATTTTTCCGGATCCGCTTCCGGCAGGATGGCATGCTGCGCGAGGTCGCCAGCCCTCCGCTAAATACCGCCGGACGTCTGACCGCGCGTCTCAAGGTCATGTCGCGCATGAACATCGCCGAACGGCGCGTGCCCCAGGATGGGCGCATCCGGCTGAAGTTGAGCCGTTCGCGCGACATCGATTTCCGTGTCAATACGCTGCCGACGCTCTATGGCGAAAAGGTCGTACTGCGGATCCTGGATTCCTCCTCGGCGCAGGTCGGCATCGAGGCGCTCGGCTTCGAACCCGAACAACGTGAGGCATTTCTCGGCGCGATCAAGAAACCCTATGGCATGATCCTGGTGACTGGCCCCACCGGGTCCGGCAAGACGGTCTCGCTCTATACGGCGCTCAATCTCTTGAATCAGCCCGAAATCAACATCTCCACCGTCGAGGATCCGGTCGAAATCCAGGTGGCCGGCATCAATCAGGTCAACCTGAATCCCAAGACCGGGCTCACCTTCGCGTCCGCCCTGCGCGCCTTTCTGCGCCAAGATCCGGATATCCTCATGGTCGGCGAGATCCGCGACCTGGAAACCGCCGAGATCGCGGTGAAGGCCGCACAGACCGGACATCTGGTGCTCTCCACCCTGCATACCAACGACGCGCCGCAAACCCTGACCCGTCTGGCCAACATGGGGATCCCGCCCTTCAACATCGCCTCCTCGGTGCTGTTGATCATGGCCCAGCGGCTCGCCCGGCGGCTCTGCGTCCATTGTCGGAAGAAACTCGATCTACCGCGCGAGGCGCTGCGCGAAGAGGGGTTCTCCAATGAAGAAATCGACACCGGACTGACCATTTACGGCCCGGTCGGTTGCGAGAAATGCAACAAAGGTTATAAAGGACGGGTTGGGATCTTTCAGGTCATGAAGGTGACGGATGCCATCACCCGCTTGATCCTACAGGGCGGCGACGCCATGCAACTGGCCGATCAGGCACAACGCGAGGGGGTTTCGGATCTGCGCCAGTCCGGTCTGCGCAAGGTCAAGGCCGGACTGATCGGCCTGGAAGAGCTCAATCGGGTCACCAAGGATTAA
- the coaE gene encoding dephospho-CoA kinase (Dephospho-CoA kinase (CoaE) performs the final step in coenzyme A biosynthesis.) encodes MFTVALTGGIGSGKSTVADQLGALGAGVIDTDLLSRELTAAGHPVLERIAAVFGDSILRSDSSLDRAALRERVFRAPAERARLESILHPAIKHLMLERLATLDAPYAVLVIPLLFETGQHTLADRVLVVDVPEHVQIERVKRRSNLTEDEILRIVASQCPRQERNARADDILDNRGDPTALSSQVRHLHRRYLQLAKSK; translated from the coding sequence ATGTTCACCGTCGCACTGACCGGCGGCATCGGCAGCGGAAAATCCACCGTGGCCGATCAACTCGGCGCGCTCGGCGCGGGCGTCATCGACACCGACCTCCTGTCGCGCGAGCTGACCGCCGCCGGTCATCCGGTGCTGGAACGCATCGCGGCCGTGTTCGGAGATTCGATCCTGCGATCCGACAGTTCGCTCGACCGCGCCGCCTTACGCGAACGGGTCTTTCGCGCGCCCGCCGAGCGTGCCCGACTGGAGTCCATCCTGCATCCGGCCATCAAGCACCTGATGCTGGAACGGCTCGCGACACTCGACGCGCCTTACGCGGTGCTCGTCATCCCACTGCTGTTCGAGACCGGCCAGCACACCCTCGCCGACCGTGTCCTGGTCGTCGATGTCCCCGAACACGTTCAGATCGAGCGCGTCAAACGCCGCAGCAATCTTACCGAGGACGAGATCCTGCGGATCGTCGCCAGCCAGTGTCCCCGCCAGGAACGCAACGCCCGCGCCGACGACATCCTCGACAACCGCGGCGACCCAACCGCGCTGTCCTCCCAAGTCAGGCATCTCCATCGCCGCTATCTCCAACTCGCCAAATCAAAATAA
- a CDS encoding prepilin peptidase, with amino-acid sequence MSAFAWIELLEQNPALLAVVAILFGLIIGSFLNVVILRLPRMMEEEWARDCAELAADRAAANATVPEPSTPRLSLSAPPSTCPACGHRIRAHENIPILSYLLLRGRCSSCGVGISPRYPIIEGFTALLTLAVVMQFGLTWQTPPALLLTWALIALALIDYDTQLLPDSIVLPLVWLGLILSLFGLFADSQAAIVGAVAGYLSLWSVFQLFRLATGKEGMGYGDFKLLALFGAWLGWQFLPQVILLSALTGALFGVILIAVGRHHRDKPMPFGPFLAAAGWISLIWGDAINQAYLRISGLG; translated from the coding sequence ATGTCCGCATTCGCCTGGATCGAACTACTCGAACAGAACCCCGCGCTGCTCGCCGTCGTGGCCATCCTGTTCGGCCTGATTATCGGCAGTTTCCTGAACGTCGTGATCCTGCGTCTGCCCAGGATGATGGAGGAGGAATGGGCGCGCGACTGCGCCGAACTTGCCGCAGACCGCGCTGCTGCCAACGCGACTGTGCCGGAACCGTCCACGCCCCGGCTGTCGCTGTCCGCGCCGCCCTCCACCTGCCCGGCCTGCGGGCACCGCATTCGCGCCCATGAGAACATCCCGATCCTGAGCTATCTGCTTCTGCGCGGGCGCTGTTCGTCCTGCGGCGTCGGCATCAGTCCGCGCTATCCCATCATTGAGGGCTTCACGGCCCTGCTGACGCTGGCCGTCGTGATGCAATTCGGCCTGACCTGGCAAACGCCGCCGGCCCTGCTGTTGACCTGGGCGCTGATCGCCCTGGCACTCATCGACTACGACACTCAGCTTCTGCCCGACAGCATCGTCCTACCCCTGGTCTGGCTGGGCCTGATCCTGAGCCTGTTCGGACTCTTCGCCGACAGCCAGGCCGCCATCGTGGGCGCGGTGGCCGGGTATCTGAGCCTGTGGAGCGTCTTTCAACTCTTCCGGCTCGCCACTGGCAAGGAGGGCATGGGCTACGGCGACTTCAAGCTGCTGGCGCTCTTTGGTGCCTGGCTCGGCTGGCAGTTCCTGCCGCAGGTCATCCTGCTCTCCGCCCTGACCGGCGCGCTCTTCGGCGTGATCCTGATCGCCGTCGGGCGCCACCACAGGGATAAACCCATGCCCTTCGGCCCTTTTCTAGCCGCGGCGGGCTGGATCAGCCTGATCTGGGGAGACGCGATCAATCAGGCGTATCTGCGAATCAGCGGACTTGGATAG
- a CDS encoding type II secretion system F family protein yields the protein MALAVASKVKPKPKAEAEKARVFAWEGMDRRGAKVKGETRAANINLVRADLRRQGVNPTKVKMKPKPLLGGGKKKITSADLSIFTRQLATMMGAGVPLVQAFDIVGRGHENPSMQDLILSIKADIESGTAMALALGKHPLYFDDLVCNLVAAGEQAGILDNLLDKIAVYKEKTESIKGKIKKAMFYPTAVIGVAVIVTVVILLFVIPQFKELFSSFGADLPAFTLMVIGLSDLLKEWWWAFFMGIGGFIYSFGYAYKRSRGMREAIDRIVLKIPIIGTILNKAAIARFARTLSTMFAAGVPLVEALQSVSGATGNIVYQDAVLKMREEVATGQSLQLAMRQRDLFPHMVIQMTAIGEESGALDSMLAKVADFYEEQVDNAVDSLSSLLEPMIMVVIGGLVGSLVVAMYLPIFKLASVV from the coding sequence ATGGCACTGGCAGTCGCAAGCAAGGTCAAACCGAAACCCAAGGCCGAGGCCGAAAAAGCCCGTGTCTTTGCCTGGGAGGGCATGGATCGGCGCGGAGCCAAGGTCAAGGGCGAGACTCGCGCGGCCAATATCAATCTGGTGCGGGCCGATCTGCGCCGCCAGGGCGTGAACCCGACCAAGGTCAAGATGAAGCCCAAGCCGCTGCTGGGCGGCGGCAAGAAAAAGATCACCAGCGCGGATCTTTCGATCTTCACCCGCCAGTTGGCCACTATGATGGGCGCGGGCGTCCCCTTGGTGCAGGCCTTCGATATCGTTGGACGCGGCCACGAAAACCCCTCGATGCAGGATCTGATCCTGTCCATCAAGGCGGACATCGAGAGCGGCACAGCGATGGCGCTGGCCCTGGGCAAGCATCCGCTCTACTTCGACGATCTGGTTTGCAACCTGGTCGCCGCTGGCGAGCAGGCCGGTATCCTCGACAATCTGCTCGACAAGATCGCGGTCTATAAGGAAAAGACAGAGTCCATCAAGGGCAAGATCAAGAAGGCCATGTTCTACCCGACCGCCGTCATCGGGGTGGCCGTGATCGTGACCGTGGTTATCCTGCTGTTTGTCATCCCGCAGTTCAAGGAACTCTTTTCCAGTTTCGGCGCGGATTTGCCCGCATTCACCCTGATGGTCATCGGACTCTCCGATCTCCTCAAGGAATGGTGGTGGGCCTTCTTCATGGGCATCGGCGGCTTCATCTACAGCTTCGGCTATGCCTACAAGCGCTCGCGGGGAATGCGCGAGGCGATCGATCGCATCGTCCTGAAGATCCCAATCATCGGCACCATCCTGAACAAGGCCGCCATCGCCCGTTTCGCGCGCACCCTCTCCACCATGTTCGCCGCGGGCGTACCGCTGGTGGAGGCGCTCCAGTCGGTCTCGGGCGCGACCGGCAACATCGTCTATCAGGATGCCGTTCTGAAGATGCGCGAGGAGGTCGCCACCGGCCAATCGCTGCAGTTGGCCATGCGTCAGCGCGACCTCTTCCCCCACATGGTGATCCAGATGACCGCCATCGGCGAGGAATCGGGCGCGCTCGACTCGATGCTGGCCAAGGTGGCCGATTTCTACGAGGAACAGGTGGATAACGCGGTGGACAGCCTGAGCAGCCTGCTCGAACCCATGATCATGGTCGTCATCGGCGGTCTGGTCGGCAGTTTGGTCGTTGCCATGTATCTGCCCATCTTCAAACTCGCGTCGGTGGTCTGA
- the acs gene encoding acetate--CoA ligase has translation MSEEKVYAVPAEIAAKAHVNAEQYAVMYQRSVEDPAGFWAEQAEQFLTWSKPWDSVMDYSFKADDLHIKWFQGGKLNVSYNCLDRHLATRGDQVAIIWESDNPNEDRKLTYRELHAEVCKLANVFKSRGVQKGDRVCIYMPMIPEAAVAMLACTRIGAVHSIVFGGFSPDSLRDRVLDSECKLVITSDESVRGGRHVPLKKNADTAMLECPNVETVVVVRRTGGKVEWTEGRDIWYHEAIAAASAECVPEEMDAEDPLFILYTSGSTGKPKGVLHTTGGYLVYAAMTHKITFDYQEGEVYWCTADVGWVTGHTYIVYGPLANGATSLMFEGIPNYPDMSRFWEVIDKHNVAIFYTAPTAIRSLMRAGEEPVKKTSRKSLRVLGSVGEPINPEAWEWYYRIVGDERCPIVDTWWQTETGGHLITPLPGATALKPGSATRPFFGVVPALVDPAEGTLIEGPGEGALVLSRPWPAMMRTLYGDHARFADTYFRQYPGYYFTGDGARRDADGYYWITGRIDDVLNVSGHRLGTAEIESALVLHPHVAEAAVVGYPHDLKGQGIYAYVTPMAGVEPTDELKKELVAMVRGEIGPIAIVDIIQWAPSLPKTRSGKIMRRILRKIAANEIDSLGDTSTLADPTVVNDLIENRANQ, from the coding sequence ATGTCGGAAGAAAAGGTCTATGCAGTGCCTGCGGAAATCGCCGCGAAAGCCCATGTCAACGCCGAGCAGTACGCCGTCATGTACCAACGCTCGGTCGAGGATCCGGCGGGCTTCTGGGCCGAGCAGGCCGAGCAATTCCTGACCTGGTCCAAGCCCTGGGACTCGGTGATGGACTACAGCTTCAAGGCAGACGATCTGCATATCAAGTGGTTCCAGGGCGGCAAGCTCAATGTGTCCTACAACTGTCTGGACCGCCATCTGGCCACACGTGGCGATCAGGTCGCGATCATCTGGGAGAGCGACAACCCCAACGAGGATCGCAAACTGACCTACCGCGAACTGCACGCGGAAGTCTGCAAACTGGCCAATGTCTTCAAGTCGCGCGGCGTCCAGAAGGGCGACCGCGTCTGCATCTACATGCCGATGATCCCCGAGGCCGCAGTCGCCATGCTGGCCTGTACCCGCATCGGCGCGGTGCATTCGATCGTCTTCGGCGGCTTCTCGCCCGACTCGCTGCGCGACCGCGTACTCGACTCCGAGTGCAAGCTGGTCATCACCTCCGACGAGAGCGTGCGCGGCGGACGCCACGTCCCGCTGAAGAAGAACGCCGACACGGCGATGCTGGAATGCCCGAACGTCGAGACCGTGGTCGTGGTGCGGCGCACCGGCGGCAAGGTCGAATGGACCGAGGGCCGCGACATCTGGTACCACGAGGCCATCGCCGCCGCGTCCGCCGAGTGCGTGCCCGAGGAGATGGACGCGGAAGACCCGCTGTTCATCCTCTATACCTCCGGCTCCACCGGCAAGCCCAAGGGCGTGCTGCACACCACCGGCGGCTATCTGGTCTATGCCGCCATGACTCACAAGATCACCTTCGACTATCAGGAAGGCGAGGTCTACTGGTGCACCGCCGACGTCGGCTGGGTCACCGGACACACCTATATCGTCTATGGTCCGCTGGCCAATGGCGCCACCTCGCTGATGTTCGAGGGCATCCCGAACTACCCGGACATGTCGCGTTTCTGGGAGGTCATCGATAAACACAATGTCGCCATCTTCTACACCGCGCCCACCGCCATCCGCTCGCTGATGCGCGCCGGCGAGGAGCCGGTCAAGAAGACCTCGCGTAAGTCGCTGCGGGTGCTGGGCTCGGTCGGCGAGCCGATCAATCCGGAAGCCTGGGAGTGGTACTACCGCATCGTCGGCGACGAGCGTTGCCCGATCGTCGATACCTGGTGGCAGACCGAAACCGGCGGCCATCTCATCACCCCGCTGCCAGGTGCCACGGCGCTCAAGCCCGGCTCGGCCACGCGCCCCTTCTTTGGCGTGGTTCCGGCGCTGGTCGACCCGGCGGAAGGCACACTGATCGAGGGGCCTGGCGAGGGCGCGCTGGTGCTGTCGCGTCCCTGGCCGGCGATGATGCGCACGCTCTATGGCGATCACGCGCGCTTTGCCGACACCTATTTCAGACAGTATCCAGGCTATTACTTCACGGGCGACGGCGCACGCCGTGACGCGGACGGCTATTACTGGATCACCGGACGTATCGACGACGTGCTGAACGTCTCGGGTCATCGTCTCGGCACCGCCGAGATCGAATCGGCGCTGGTACTGCATCCGCATGTCGCCGAGGCCGCCGTGGTTGGCTATCCGCACGACCTCAAGGGTCAGGGCATCTATGCCTATGTCACCCCGATGGCCGGTGTCGAACCGACCGACGAGCTGAAAAAGGAGTTGGTCGCCATGGTACGCGGCGAGATCGGTCCGATCGCCATCGTCGACATCATCCAGTGGGCGCCCAGCCTGCCCAAGACCCGCTCGGGCAAGATCATGCGCCGGATTCTGCGCAAGATCGCCGCCAACGAGATCGACTCGCTGGGCGACACCTCGACCCTCGCGGATCCGACCGTGGTCAACGACCTGATCGAGAATCGCGCCAACCAGTAA
- a CDS encoding NYN domain-containing protein — protein sequence MSSHFRVGVFVDAENVRYNGGYQMRYDVLRRFAAREGGILQRLNTYMAFDAERAREDIDYRKKAQTYQQMVRDFGWKITVKLVRRYTDEAGNVTTKANADLDMAVDAMLQAQKLDQVLLVTGDGDFLQVVEALQNTGCRVELMGFKNVSRQLQQQVDAYYSGFLIPDLLPVSYEPRNEWGKPGSCVRGVCTKWFADKGYGFLRIMTVISPNLWITDPRESDSPYASVFCHANELAEDVNEDLLANRETVLEFYVNESDQKDNGLVANNVRLAFTVNR from the coding sequence TTGAGTTCTCATTTTCGAGTTGGGGTGTTCGTCGACGCCGAAAACGTTCGTTACAACGGCGGCTATCAGATGCGTTATGACGTGCTGCGCCGCTTCGCGGCCCGTGAGGGCGGCATTCTGCAGCGACTGAACACCTATATGGCCTTCGATGCCGAGCGCGCGCGCGAGGATATCGACTATCGCAAGAAGGCGCAGACCTACCAGCAGATGGTCCGCGATTTCGGCTGGAAGATCACCGTCAAGCTGGTGCGTCGCTATACCGACGAGGCCGGCAATGTCACCACCAAGGCGAACGCCGATCTGGATATGGCCGTGGATGCCATGCTGCAGGCGCAAAAACTTGATCAGGTGCTGCTGGTGACAGGCGACGGCGACTTTCTGCAGGTCGTCGAGGCGCTTCAGAATACCGGCTGCCGGGTCGAGTTGATGGGCTTCAAGAACGTCTCGCGCCAGCTCCAGCAGCAGGTGGATGCCTATTACTCCGGTTTCCTGATCCCCGACCTGCTCCCCGTCTCCTACGAACCCCGCAACGAATGGGGCAAGCCGGGATCCTGCGTGCGTGGGGTCTGTACCAAATGGTTCGCCGACAAGGGCTATGGGTTTCTGCGCATCATGACGGTCATTTCGCCGAATCTCTGGATCACGGACCCGCGCGAATCGGATTCGCCTTATGCCAGCGTCTTCTGTCATGCCAACGAGCTTGCCGAGGATGTCAATGAAGACCTGCTCGCGAATCGGGAGACCGTGCTCGAATTCTATGTCAACGAGAGCGACCAGAAAGACAATGGACTGGTCGCGAATAACGTCAGACTCGCGTTCACGGTGAATCGGTAA
- a CDS encoding exonuclease domain-containing protein, which translates to MLSLLDWQRRWRLRRAPPGPLRDYLQQPFAHPRTDYRELEYLAIDLETTGLDSRRDLILSVGYVVVRGVRIDLSTARHQVVRIDRSIPEASAVIHQITDDQSADGCELVDAIAELLPALAGRIMIAHHASIEQSFISNACKHAWGQGLPMRIVDTQALALRTFERRQIPFKVSDLRLHALGNRYNLPRYGAHNALSDALAAAELFLAQAAYRDDGRGLPLADFLC; encoded by the coding sequence ATGCTTTCATTGCTCGACTGGCAGCGCCGCTGGCGCCTGCGCCGCGCGCCGCCAGGCCCCTTGCGCGACTATCTGCAACAGCCCTTCGCGCATCCGCGAACGGATTATCGCGAACTGGAATATCTGGCCATCGATCTGGAGACGACCGGACTCGACAGTCGCCGCGACCTGATCCTGAGCGTCGGCTATGTCGTCGTGCGCGGGGTCCGGATCGACCTGTCCACCGCCCGGCACCAGGTGGTGCGCATCGACCGTTCCATTCCGGAGGCGAGCGCGGTCATCCATCAGATCACCGACGACCAGTCGGCCGATGGCTGCGAACTCGTCGACGCGATCGCGGAACTGCTGCCGGCGCTGGCGGGCAGGATCATGATCGCCCATCATGCCAGCATCGAGCAGAGCTTTATCTCCAATGCCTGCAAACACGCTTGGGGGCAAGGGCTGCCGATGCGGATCGTCGACACCCAGGCGCTGGCCCTGCGCACCTTCGAGCGGCGGCAGATCCCCTTCAAGGTCTCCGATCTCCGTCTGCATGCGCTCGGCAATCGCTACAATCTTCCCCGCTACGGCGCCCACAACGCCTTGAGCGACGCGCTGGCCGCCGCCGAGCTGTTTCTGGCCCAGGCAGCCTATCGGGACGATGGTCGGGGCCTGCCGCTCGCCGATTTCCTGTGTTGA